In Miscanthus floridulus cultivar M001 chromosome 8, ASM1932011v1, whole genome shotgun sequence, the sequence ttcaggtgccagaacgatGAGCATCGTGCGCTGACGGATGTGTACTACATCCCGCAGCtatgttcaagcatcatcagcattggccagctagatgagcgcagcagcgaggtactgatcaaggacggcatcctcaggatcagggaccaggagcagcagcttcttgccaaggtgaagaggtcccagaatcggctgtacctgctcgacctcaaggtggagcagcccatctACTTGACTGCACGGCACAcggaggagccgtggctgtggcatgcccggtatggacatctcagcttcaacGCTCTTGGTCGTCTAGAGAAGATGGTGACTGGGCTGCCTCACATCGAGCAGCAGgcaagctgtgtgacagctgcctagccGGGAAGCAAAGAAGGCTGTCGTTCCTGAAGACGGTGAAGTACCGTGCCGCAGAGACCttgagctggtccatggtgacctctgcgGACCGATCACGTCGGCGATGCCCGGTGggcgcaagtacttcatcttgctggtGAATGACTACAGCCGGTACATGTGGCTGCAGCTTCTGACCAGCAAGACCGAGGCCATAGTGTGAAGAAGATAatcggcatggtggaggttctacggttagcagcaggattaaggGAAGAATTGTAAAAGTAATCTGCTACCCTCCCTGTAGCTGCTGCAAGGGCAGGCACCGAAAGGCTCTCCTGCCGCACTATAGCCACAGCAGGGACAGACATCAAAATCAGCCCTgctatcacatctagtcactgtaacaGCATGATAGCCTGACATATCTGtgcactaggattagatgggtagagttatatatatagcttcccactacaACTCGGTAAAGAGAGAGAGTTCAGTTTCGTCATCTCCTCTACAGAGCTCCGACCAACGTtgatgcttgtgctgtgtgtacgtgcgctctgttcttcctcccttagtcgacctctagccatagtgtgtgatcGATAACGCCGGAGAATGATCGACTCACCTGTTCTGACGGTCCAGGGGCCAATAGACGCCGCCGCCGTTGACCCCGACCTCCGCGCCCACACCGTCTGGTTCCTCCCGTACGCCGCGGTGCTCGGCCACCTGTCGGGCGCGTCAGGCCTGGGCGCGTCGCACCACGTCGCCGACCACCTCGTGGCGCTGTTCGGCGCCGACGCCAGCGCCAAGTTCCACTTCCACCACCACGGCAACAGCAGCGGCGTCGCGCGCACCGACGCCGACGCCGGGATCCTGCTGAGTGGGTGCCAGAAGGACGAGCTGTTGCCGGACGTGGAGGCGAACGGCAGCAAGGCGGCGTGCGGGGCGTTCACCGCCCCACTGCAGGCTGTGTTGGCGGTGCACCCGGCGCCGATGAGC encodes:
- the LOC136470220 gene encoding metacaspase-9-like: MIDSPVLTVQGPIDAAAVDPDLRAHTVWFLPYAAVLGHLSGASGLGASHHVADHLVALFGADASAKFHFHHHGNSSGVARTDADAGILLSGCQKDELLPDVEANGSKAACGAFTAPLQAVLAVHPAPMSNREVVRPRQGGAR